The Rhopalosiphum maidis isolate BTI-1 chromosome 4, ASM367621v3, whole genome shotgun sequence region aatattaacagatacaattatcttatttcatatagttttattttatatttacatttagttcgtcatcattatattttaataccttcGTAAATTCTCTCCAACcatgacaataattttaaattaatgtaatgtatatgcTACAGAAAGTAACtggaacaaaataaattaatatgtcatACTTTCCATCAAATTTAGGCAATATATACAACtggattactattatatacatatatgtatataaatataacatatttgtattaaagctTACCTTCcaactatagtaaaaataattagcaaCTTATAAATTAGGTTCTAATCAGTaactcatatttaaaatagtatccctgaatattattttatctacgttaaaatataaatacagtaattaaaatatagttaatagtagTTATGGTCTTAAAATCTAaccttttaaataacaatttttattataatttcaaacatatGATGGATTTCAGATACGAGTTTTagatttgtttatttgaaaCTATAAAAGCATTAGTATTAATCAATCATaccaatattgtataattttcaatgaaattttcaaagtCCGTGAATACTtgagaatgtaaaatatatatatttatacaataatttataagcctTGCATATTATTTCTGTGTATAAATTCGAagtgttataaattttgaCATGCAGTTTAGTCAATACTTTCTCCGTACATAACGGCCATTCATTCTTTCTGATGTAAAACACATTCTTCAGAACTGTTGACTGTCAAgaacattatttatcataacaatattctCAACAAAACCCGCGTTTTCCCACACAAAGCCATTTGTCgtctattttttgtttgttttttataatcgttATTTTGAGTGTGTTTTCTTTGTAATTGTAAACCTActcttttaaacattaatatataactcaaatactaaatagttgaGTTAAGCCCTGTCAGTGACAAAGCAGAATCGTAAATCAGCTGATCAAAATAGAACGTATCAACACCTGTTtctctaataattattggtggataaataatatttggatataaaaaaaaaattgtagttatTTTACCGTCTCATTAATTAGATGAAAATATGGACTTTTATCCGTGATTTTTATCCTTCTCTGATCAAAGCAACTTGAAAGCAGATGTTTCATAGAGTTATCAAATCCCGCGTACTATATAGAGATTTTGTTTATCTTTGTGGCTGCTGTATACAgctgtataacattattatatattaattttttccacaGTCATCGTGATTTGTCAGCATTCATGTTGAGAATCATTCAACCGTTTCAGGCATCTCGTTGttaacctatattttaatacattatcattCATTTACACCATCTAGAGTCCATCACATTCTCGtccatattatttgtttaccgATTTACCAGGCCTTATTACTAGCGGCCCCGATTCTTTCTTCGTGTATACGTTAActgtttatgataaaataacgaCTATATAATACGTGGATATTCGGTGACAATAATTCACGTGAatgccatttttttttcaacataatagACAACCATACAGGTttgaaactaataaaataatgaaccgTAGAAATCAATTCTATAGAATATTCGTTTATGTCTAAACGCCATCCTCTAGAGATAGCTCCTTCGGCTTGCGGGAAGTCTTTATAACATATGAAAATAACGTTATTGTACTTTGTGTATTTCTTGTAATGTATTACGTTTAGtcaattttaagatttacGTGTTTTTCAGTTATGAAATCTGACAATGTTGAATCGTTATAATATGCCAAGTTAAAACCCGGCAAATAATGTCATCGACCGAGGACGAAATATGGTTGTTTATCAGAATGGTTGGAAAATATATTGGTTGTCAGTAGTAATATTAGTTCAATTTTCTGCAGCTAATAAGCCCCCACAATTTGTTACCGACTGGCAAACCGAAATTATTGTTCGACTGAAAGAGGGTCCCGAGACTCCTATTGGTGAGTAAATTTTACCACGAACTTatgaataagtaaaaaaaaataacatatctaTAACTGTTACCTTTATTTTCAGGAAGTCTCATTTATCGGGTTCGTGGTATTGATCCCGATgccgataaattaatatttggtgTACGAGAACCAGGTGATAAAGTTATTAGAGTTGAAAATTTTGGCAGAAGTGAAGctaacatttatttgaaaattgaattagatcgtgaagtaatttatatttgtatataaaaatttaaaatatttatttagttcaattaaattcatattacgagtttattttatagaccAAAGATGAATATTCACTAGTGTTGACATTGACTGATGGTCACTTGGGAGATGGAAATTTTATTACTCagagttttttattaattgtggaTGACATAAATGACAATGCGCCTATATTCAAGCCatatcaaaatacaatatttgtacCAGAGGACAGTCCACCCACGGTGATTGCAACGGTTGAGGCCACCGATGCAGATGAAGGCCCATATGGACAGGTAACATAGCAACAAATTAGGGTTTCACGGTCTGTTGATCATCACCCTCGTTCAAGTTCGTTTACACTATATAGTGtatgtatagttaatatatatattatagtacctatatactatttaaattatatatattgttcattagaccatatttttacaatatggtAAACAATGTATGACTCAATGAAATTTTCTATTTGGGGTgcccaattaaaatttatagtccgtaatataaactattccTACGCCATATATCAATacttaaaactgtttttaaaatagtataattaaatatatatttattacccaCGTAGGTGGTTTACCATTTACAAGACTCGGATTCAATAGAAAGtagattattttctatatctaCAATTAATGGCCAAGGCGTAATACGCCTTGTGGGAAGTTTGGATTATGAAAAAACTTCACTGcatcaattgaaaatattggcTGTTGATCGTGCAACCATTGAGAAGGTTCGTGTATTTATGACAaccaaaactttaataataaaatttaaaactattaatcattattttattaatacgattttttacttaatttaactaatgaaTCAATATTTCTAATGTAATAGAGAAAAACAGGTACAGCTGCCATATTTGTGAAAGTACAAGATGTCGAAGATCAACCTCCTGAGTTTATTGTTGTAACACCAGTGGCAAGAGTAAGCGAAGATGCACCACCAGGGACATCAATAAttcaaggttttttttatatcatttatatatatgtataatattttaaattatttggtttataaacaatgtttatgtatttatttaaatgaatgatTTGATAATTAGTGAAAGCAATTGATGGAGATCGTGGTATAGATAACCGCATTGTATACTCAATCACACGTGGGGGCAATGGAATGTTACAAGTTGAACCAAATTCTGGTATTGTCtacacaacaaatattttggatCGGGAGGATccgcttattattaaaactggtGCCATTATTATTGAGATTATGGTAGGTAAAATAGTGAGATAACTATGTATTtactaggtatttaaattttattttattttctatgatatattttaggcCACTGAAGAATCGAAAAATGTGTTTCCTAATCCTTCAACAAAAACTGAAGTAACCGTAATCGTTACGGATGTAAATGATGAAACACCGACATTTCGTAGTCCTCAATACATTGCTGAAGTTAACGAAAATTCCCAACAAAATACTCCTGTGAACTTTATTGGAGACTCAATACCCCAAGTTTATGATTACGATCAAGGTAAAAATGGAACTTTTCGTTTACGAATTCAACAAGGACGAATTGGATACTTTGATATTACACCTTCCGAAGGTATAAATGAAGCATCATTTCTGATTCGTGTGAATAGGACAGCTGATTTAGACTATGAACTAGTTAAAGGTATAatgatttgattataaataagatataGGTTTTAAACCTTCAAATATGCCTAGAttgaccataatataatatacttgaatgataatttttattgaaactattttttttagttattaacttTACAATCGTTGCCATTGAAACAATAgctaaaaatccaaaatatagTGTTGTTCCCGTTTCTGTTTACATTCGAGATGTTAACGACAACTACCCGGAGTTTTCACGTCCTACTTATGAAGTTTTTGTTTCTGAAAATTCTGTATCTGGTAAAATTATTGGGAAAGTTGAAGCCACTGATAAAGATTCTGGTGTCTTTGGAACAAACGGTATACGATATACAAGTATAAGAGGAAGTTGCGCTGAtttgtaagtaataattactaactATGCCCttaattagattaaataatgtaaaataaatttatttattatagtcttAAGTTAAATGCAGAATCTGgagaaattgtaataaaatcggACAAACCTGTATTTGATCGAGAACAAAtatccaaacattttttaacaatcgAAGCACGAGATGATTTAGGTTTAGGAAATAGGAATTCTGTTCAGTTAATTATTAACGTGGAAGATGTTAATGATAACTCACCACGATTTCTTTCATCAAAGTATGAAACACGACTTAAAGAAAATCATCTGCTCTTTGAATCACCAGTCACTGTGGAAGCCAGAGATCTAGATTTAAATGGTATGTTTGTGTAATACAAATCTATaactgtgttattattattgtttttaaatgtttaggcACAAAAAATTCAGAAATATCATATCGTATATTGCATTCCGACTATCCAGTTGAATGTTTTTCAATTGACTCCATTACGGGTGTTTTAAAACCGATAAGGCCAGTAGACTTTGAAAAGCTACAAAATCGGAAAAGTACTAACAGCATTAATGGAAATCTGAGACCAATAAATTTGGTGATCCAAGCGCAAGATCACGGGTTGCCATCACTATCCGATGAAACTcatgtaattatatacgtaGAAGATGTTAACGACTTTGGACCAAAATTCGAAAGCAACAGTTATGAAACAACTATTTCTGAAGATTTAGTGGGTGGTAGCACTGTTTTAGAGGTaagataacattaaaaaagtatcataTTCGTTAATTATGCATATGTATTCCATTAttctaagatatttttaattagtgtgttttattattatttatattcgacatcaaattgtataggtaaatGCTTGGGATGAAGATGGATCTGCTCCTAACAATATTGTAGTGTATAGACTTAGTAGTGGAGCAGAAGATAAATTTGTGATCGATGCATATTCAGGAGTGATAAAAGTCGCACATGGGGCATCTTTGGACCCAGATAAAACTCAACCAAAGACATATGCATACTACTTAGAAGTTGTGGCAATAGATGGAGGGATTGGTGATCAGCAACTCAGTTGTATTGTAAATGTGACGATTAAAATTCaagatgtaaataataaacctcCATTTTTCAAAGAAATGGAACCGATTCACGTGAATGAAAACGAATTGGTTGGTAactgattatattaaactaccataaattattctaaaattatacttcattatttttatattaattaggttGGTAGCGTAATTACGAAAATTGAAGCAGAAGATCCGGATGCAAAACCGGTGTTGAGATATAAAATTGATGTGAACGCTTCAGAAGCTAGAAACGAAGATGGAGTGATCATTAGACCCACAGATTATGATTGGCCATCGGCATTTGCTTTAAATCCTGTAGATGGTTATCTAAGAGTAGGTAAATTACTGGACAGAGAAAAAGTTGAAACTATCCGGTTGGCACTCGTAGTCGAAGACATTGCTGCAGTTAATGGCAAACAAATAGTTCAAAGTAAGTAAAACGCAACATCTATTCGtaactgatttttaattaactcgattaaatatataatttatatttttaattataatagctatttTAATTGTCCATGTCGATGACGAAAATGATAATGACCCAGTGTTCCGTCAAAAGTTCTATAAAAGAACTGTGATGGAAAACAGTCAACCTGGTGTACCTATCATTACCGTGATGGCAGATGATGCTGATAAAAACAGAACAATCCATTATTCGATAGaaggtttattaaattaattttttttttttaataaaacagtacATTTTAACACCAATTGTTGTTTTAGATTCGTCAATGGATGCTACAGATTTAATTAGATTAGATCCCGAGTCTGGGGAAATTGTCGTGGCTGGTCGTATCGACCACGAGCAAGTACATTGGATAAATGTTAGTGTCCGAGCATTAGATAGCGGAGTTCCAGCTCGGTCTTCGTTTGCAGACGTTATTTTACGCGTAATTGACGAAAACGACAATAAcccatattttattgaagatACACCCACCAACATAACAATTCCAGAAAACACACCAATCGGTATGTatgattattctttttttactataactaAAACTTATTATGACGTTTACATTGTTATAGGGTCATCAATAGCTATAATTACAGCAATGGACGCAGATTCTGGTGACTTTGGTAAAATTACATACTTATTGGATCGTCTATCATCGCAGGTAAGTCGAAATTactgaaatttttaatgatggttaatattcaaacacattaacaataattatttttaggggAAATTCACAATTGATACAAATAACGGAGTATTGAAAGTAGCTGATACGTTGGATAGAGAACAGAcgagtacctataatttaattgttgaagCATGGGATAATTATCAGTTCGGATACATTTCCGGCGAAAGTCGGAACGCCTTCAAACAAATTATGTGAGTACTAATTTTGCGTCACactgcatattttatacaaacaatcgtttaaattacatttatttaaacaggGTGATGGTATCCGATATAAACGACAACGCTCCGCTGTTTGACCATTTACCTTCCGAATGTGTCATTGTCACAGAGTTTCATACTGTTGgcgatatgattttattaataaaagctACAGACGCAGACGATCCAGCCACAGTTAATGGCCGAATAATGTTTTCTATCGAGGATGGGAATGAAAGAGGtcggtataaattattatttttagcaaaGAGTATTacgtaataagtattaataactaacaaacatacaatcatcatatgtttatattttgagaaattatgaaatttgattaatatacttatttttttttagagttatTTGGTTTACATAACGTTGATTTTTGGTCGGGTCGTTTGTATACAACTTCGTCGTTGAAAAACCTCTACGGAAATTACAGTCTTCTCATTCGTGCACAGGATGGTGGCGAACCTCAAAAGTCAAGTTTAACTACTGTAAACATTTGTGTCACAGACGTCAATGATAATGCTCCTCGTTTCGTATCCCCTCCATACAATGTAACCGTTAGGTTGCTTCAAGTAAGAATTTAGAGtataatcttatttataaagtaaattaatattttaaaaaatacgtaattttaaaCGTAGAATATGACAATTGGAAGCCCAGTAATTACAGTGAAAGCTATTGATGATGATGTCGGCCAAAATGCAGAAGTAAGGTATCGTTTCAAACAAGATTTAATGGGTGATTGGAAGACATTTTTGGTAGATGAGATTACTGGATtaatcacattaaaaaaatcattgaacaaAGAAATCCAAAAAATCTATCAGGTACTTGCCGTTTATGTCTTACCATGTTTAATACTCTGCttcaattattcattaaatattcatagattCGAATAGAAGCTTATGATCTTGGTATACCAACACCTCTATCGTCTGATTTAGAACTCACAATTCATGTGCGCAGTACTAATGATTTCCAAcctagatttttaattaacgagATCACCGTTAATTTTACtggtagttttatttttcatgaaaaaattaataattacgtaaaaaagaaaaaaaatctaatgaatatatttattaaaattgtagaacACCGCGAACCAGGATCTGAATATTGGCAGCTTATTGATACAGTTGATCGAGAGGAGTTAAATGATTTAGAAAAAACACCACCTCCAGTTTGTTACTATGTAATTTCTGGAAACGATGATAACCGATTTATTGTTGAACCACTTAACCATAGAATTTctgtaagaaaatatataaaaaaatatatgtgtggaataatttaaattatttatcataatatgatctACAGGTTGCTTATGAACTCGATCGTGAAGTTAAAGAAACTTATGAATTGCTTGTGAAAGCCAGTGAAGATTGTTTGCATTCTCCACCGCCGAGTCACGGTATTATTCAAGATGATGATAGTTTACTTaaagttttagtttttgttaatgatataaatgacCATGCACCGGGATTTGTGAAAAGAGTATTTACTGGTGGCGTAACTACAGAAGCAAATTTTGGTGCAGAGTTTATGCAAATAAaagtaagaataataatacaatatatttgcctataaaaaataattatgattattttaacttgatatcttatatttacaatattcatttttaggcAATCGATGCGGATAAAGGAAACAATGCTgaattatcatattacataGTTCCCGATTCTTTGGAAGTATCACTAGCAGAAGGATTGGATAGTATACAATATCCCCCATTTTTGGTGGACATCGCTACGGgagtgatatatttaaattttgatcctCAAAAGGGAATGAAAGGTTACTTTGATTTCCAAGTAGTTGTTAATGATACCGGTGGTTTATACGATACGGCACgagtacttatttatttattgcgtGAAGACCAAAGAGTCAGATTTGTTGTACGACAGAATCCATCACAGCTACGGGAgaaagttgaaatatttagaGAGTaggtttaaagtttttatttgctacacattattgaaaataaaccaataattattgtattgtttaattatagaattttaggAAACGTCACTGGGGCTATAGTAAACGTTGACGAGTACAAAGTTCACGAAACCCACGACGGTAGAGTAGATAAAACAAGATCAGACATGTACCTACATTTTGTCGATCATAACGATAATTCCATCATGGAAGTTCCACATGTATTGCGGATTATAGATGAAAACATCGAACATCTAGattctttatttaaagtaatttatttttaataaatgtatctgattataagattatattattataatattaaataacgttTTGTCATTAGGAGTTCAACGTACTCGATACACAAGCAGCTGAGCCGGAACCATTGCGTCGAGCTTCAATGAAAGACGACAATGTGATTTGGATGTGGTTGGTTGGCACCACTTTTTTCTTGGGGTTACTATTAATAGTTGTTGTATCTATATGCTTGTCGCAACGTTCAAACTATCGTAGACAACTCAAAGCAGCCACTATAAATGCATTtggtaaacttttaattttaatatagtattagaaataaaatattaaaatccattattataacttatcatTTTGTCTATGTTATATAGATCCTAGAACACCCGATCATATTAATTCAGCTGTAATCGGTGGACGCGTACCGAATACGAACATGCACAGTGTGGCAGGATCAAATCCTATGTGGATGCAAGCGTATGAAAACGAATGGTATAAAGACAGAGAAACTCTAAGGTAAAATGACAACTCTTCTGTTTACTATTCAAGTATATTGTGATTGACCAAACTGCTGAGTGTAATATCGTTGTATCAACTTACATGTTATACctacaatatgtttatattttagtcctgaaaataatatcaagggtatttgtagatattaattaaacaatcgAATAGATGgtttatgtaattttgtcTGGTCTTAGAGCgtgacaaaatatttgattaaactgataaattaagttttttttttaattagcctttatagtaaaaaaaaatgtgcacaTATGTTTAAATCAGAAAATATtggaagtatttatttaacttattttgttttacagtCAAACATCGGAACGTGACTCTTTGGACGACAATACCACTACCAGTACGACGTCACCTCAGCCAATAGAGCGGTCAACAGctacattatttatcaaaaggTTGGTACAATAGacgaaaaaacacatttttattatacttaaatagattttgaattGATTTTCGGTTGCAGTAATGAGTGTAACATACACACAGATAGTACTGACGACTGCTACGAACGGACAAGAATTGTAGTGAAGAATCTTGAAACTACAGAGTtatgacattaaaatatgatgagGTAACTGCGGTTAGGGACCAGCCAAGTTCCCCACGCTCAATACACGGTGACTTAGCCGGAAAATATACCAACAACGATTagcgatatttatattatttttatttttacatcatatacctataatatataaaatatatatttaatgttttaaggcTGACtcctttatattaaattatatagaataggAAAACTGAAATATTGTTGAAAGATAACACTATATTCAAGCTTAAGATAATGTAGGATcgacaaaattgtttattctcTTAAGATAACTTGTGGTTTAAATTCAATTCTATGATACTGTTTGTTAGCCATTAGATAATTTGATTCCAGACAAATCACACTATAGtaccaattttttaattaccaattatcttttttcattgtttttattattaaggggATTGTAAATGATCAGTTATATGATCAGATCAAAATACACCAATTTCTCCAACTGATATGAATTGTTCATTATGGCTAATTGAGATCAATCAAGGCCACTTTATCAAACTTTGTTCCCcaacaatttcataaattttaaatgttattagttGGAaacttaaatcaaaaatctaaGAATGTGGCCTGATTGATTTAATGGAACTAAACTCTAaagtaaacttattaaaatattcaaatcagttttcagaaatattatcaCACCATTAGGTTCATTGGTAGGAATGGTAGGATTGACAAATAGTGCATACAGatgagtaatatatatattattcatgtgCAAGATGTCGTTGTGATAATTTGTACATGTACATTCGGGAGCGCTCCACTATTTCTTTTATACTACAACAGTCACACACACTAATGATCTCTTATTACACACATATTTGCAAGACCCACTTACAtgcatttagaaaaattattatattaaactcctTAAAAATTGTCTGTTTGCAATCTGCAAACGGTTCATTTTTAAGGAGTTCAATATAggcaatacaaaatgtatttagttacTCTATATTGTtctctttaatttaatttacttcatTTTATCTTACTAGCttgatttaatcaataaaactacgacgttttataataaaataaaacaaattttttcatCAAACATTACTAATGGTGCAacaagtaatttttaactattaagtcgTAACTGGTTTCTATTCACTCGTACTCgtgattttactataaaaatagttcTTATAACTAtccttttttatttacatgcaACGCAAATGACAAGTGTCAAGtgctaatgataaatattccgcattatatattcataagttCCACaggttaagttaggttaggttccAATGTGTGTTTCAATCTAACTTCCATATTCATCGTCTCCcgagaaaatgttttttcactGAATACATGAATATgaatggtatttattttcatctaaCATACAGTTGGGTTTATCGAATAAGACTTCTGAAATAACTACTATGGtattggaataaaataatgttcattTGCAATTCCCTTAAATTACGTTAATTGAAtgctgtaaattaattttaacttacgaATAATTTTACATCTTTATGAAACTCACTATACTGTTGATTTGGTAAACACTTAACAGTAGGTAATCCCAaatgtaattgatataaattaattgataatattatagaaaatagaaatgtccatgtttaaatttaatagttaataatttttactgtgaCAAACTATTTGAAGCCATAAGCACAATAGTATCCTAATCATTCTTAAGCACGTTTGTCATAAATcgtatactattactatagtTACTAGTatctagaataatattatattgtatttattgaatatatccatattattatcactattataTGGTTAGTACTACTAGGCCATATTCACGagagaaaattgtattaaagtattaGGGGAGAGAGGGAGttaataacaacataaaatatatccatacggttaaaaaaatttctcgTTTTCTCGTTTGTTCGGGTAagcatcattaaaatttatcatactaaatataatattaagaatttctTCAGCTTTTTGGTAGatatgtaagtatttattcaaaatctcgaaaatttgaaaattattttgtacttgaaaataataaaaatttataaaatattcaattaaaattcttaaggAATTTATAGTTACTTACCAATGGTGACTTTATACATGTGGATAACcaacaatttaaacattcCGGTGAGATTTCTTACAtggtttaatttatgtttgagTGAACCATAGGTTGGATTAGGTATTGGCTATtcataaaaacattacattcGCAGAAAATGAAAGAAATGGTTTTGGGTCCCCGATTTCCGTCAATAGATATGTTTCTTTATCAAAATAGTAGCAGGTGTCCCATACATTAGTGGGAATCCATCAAATCTGTCGAGTTACGTCTGGTGCCTCTAAACTGTGCATTTACAAAACacctatctattttatatatttaatatctatttatttgttataaaccttaattattttaattatatgttttaatgacTTAGCGTTTATACTGTATGTCTGtctaatatagtataagtatacatattttagtatttacaattttttttatttaatattacctatggttattaaaattatttattatttttattttttactattgtgcctagtacttatataataaaatcatattaatgcGCGTTTTTATcgcatgtatgtata contains the following coding sequences:
- the LOC113556291 gene encoding cadherin-23-like isoform X1; this translates as MVVYQNGWKIYWLSVVILVQFSAANKPPQFVTDWQTEIIVRLKEGPETPIGSLIYRVRGIDPDADKLIFGVREPGDKVIRVENFGRSEANIYLKIELDRETKDEYSLVLTLTDGHLGDGNFITQSFLLIVDDINDNAPIFKPYQNTIFVPEDSPPTVIATVEATDADEGPYGQVVYHLQDSDSIESRLFSISTINGQGVIRLVGSLDYEKTSLHQLKILAVDRATIEKRKTGTAAIFVKVQDVEDQPPEFIVVTPVARVSEDAPPGTSIIQVKAIDGDRGIDNRIVYSITRGGNGMLQVEPNSGIVYTTNILDREDPLIIKTGAIIIEIMATEESKNVFPNPSTKTEVTVIVTDVNDETPTFRSPQYIAEVNENSQQNTPVNFIGDSIPQVYDYDQGKNGTFRLRIQQGRIGYFDITPSEGINEASFLIRVNRTADLDYELVKVINFTIVAIETIAKNPKYSVVPVSVYIRDVNDNYPEFSRPTYEVFVSENSVSGKIIGKVEATDKDSGVFGTNGIRYTSIRGSCADFLKLNAESGEIVIKSDKPVFDREQISKHFLTIEARDDLGLGNRNSVQLIINVEDVNDNSPRFLSSKYETRLKENHLLFESPVTVEARDLDLNGTKNSEISYRILHSDYPVECFSIDSITGVLKPIRPVDFEKLQNRKSTNSINGNLRPINLVIQAQDHGLPSLSDETHVIIYVEDVNDFGPKFESNSYETTISEDLVGGSTVLEVNAWDEDGSAPNNIVVYRLSSGAEDKFVIDAYSGVIKVAHGASLDPDKTQPKTYAYYLEVVAIDGGIGDQQLSCIVNVTIKIQDVNNKPPFFKEMEPIHVNENELVGSVITKIEAEDPDAKPVLRYKIDVNASEARNEDGVIIRPTDYDWPSAFALNPVDGYLRVGKLLDREKVETIRLALVVEDIAAVNGKQIVQTILIVHVDDENDNDPVFRQKFYKRTVMENSQPGVPIITVMADDADKNRTIHYSIEDSSMDATDLIRLDPESGEIVVAGRIDHEQVHWINVSVRALDSGVPARSSFADVILRVIDENDNNPYFIEDTPTNITIPENTPIGSSIAIITAMDADSGDFGKITYLLDRLSSQGKFTIDTNNGVLKVADTLDREQTSTYNLIVEAWDNYQFGYISGESRNAFKQIMVMVSDINDNAPLFDHLPSECVIVTEFHTVGDMILLIKATDADDPATVNGRIMFSIEDGNERELFGLHNVDFWSGRLYTTSSLKNLYGNYSLLIRAQDGGEPQKSSLTTVNICVTDVNDNAPRFVSPPYNVTVRLLQNMTIGSPVITVKAIDDDVGQNAEVRYRFKQDLMGDWKTFLVDEITGLITLKKSLNKEIQKIYQIRIEAYDLGIPTPLSSDLELTIHVRSTNDFQPRFLINEITVNFTEHREPGSEYWQLIDTVDREELNDLEKTPPPVCYYVISGNDDNRFIVEPLNHRISVAYELDREVKETYELLVKASEDCLHSPPPSHGIIQDDDSLLKVLVFVNDINDHAPGFVKRVFTGGVTTEANFGAEFMQIKAIDADKGNNAELSYYIVPDSLEVSLAEGLDSIQYPPFLVDIATGVIYLNFDPQKGMKGYFDFQVVVNDTGGLYDTARVLIYLLREDQRVRFVVRQNPSQLREKVEIFREILGNVTGAIVNVDEYKVHETHDGRVDKTRSDMYLHFVDHNDNSIMEVPHVLRIIDENIEHLDSLFKEFNVLDTQAAEPEPLRRASMKDDNVIWMWLVGTTFFLGLLLIVVVSICLSQRSNYRRQLKAATINAFDPRTPDHINSAVIGGRVPNTNMHSVAGSNPMWMQAYENEWYKDRETLSQTSERDSLDDNTTTSTTSPQPIERSTATLFIKSNECNIHTDSTDDCYERTRIVVKNLETTEL